One Nocardioidaceae bacterium SCSIO 66511 genomic window carries:
- a CDS encoding VOC family protein, with the protein MTALLNPYLNFRTEARAAMDFYQSVFGGDLNRSTYGEFQASNDPAEQDHVMHSQLTTPSGFTLMASDLPAEMPYEAGNNYSISLSGDYADAAELRGYWDKLVDGGTVTMPLETAPWGDSFGVCTDRFGVSWLVNIASAQEA; encoded by the coding sequence ATGACCGCACTACTCAATCCCTATCTCAACTTCCGCACCGAGGCTCGGGCCGCGATGGACTTCTACCAGTCGGTGTTCGGAGGAGACCTCAACCGCAGTACGTACGGCGAGTTCCAGGCCAGCAATGATCCCGCCGAGCAGGACCACGTCATGCACTCTCAGCTGACGACTCCGAGCGGCTTCACGCTGATGGCGTCCGACTTGCCTGCGGAGATGCCGTACGAGGCGGGCAACAACTACTCGATCTCGCTGAGCGGCGACTATGCCGACGCGGCAGAGCTGCGCGGCTACTGGGACAAGCTGGTCGACGGCGGCACCGTCACGATGCCGCTCGAGACCGCACCGTGGGGCGACTCGTTCGGTGTGTGCACCGACCGGTTCGGCGTCAGCTGGTTGGTGAACATCGCCAGCGCGCAGGAGGCGTAG
- the nhaA gene encoding Na+/H+ antiporter NhaA: MTRASQSRPHVEAKLASLNGLLDRLRTESGSALLLVIVAVFALLWANSPWSDAYTDLWHTSASFQVASLGLDMDLHHWVNDGLMVVFFFLIGLEVRQELAVGSLRDRSRARVPLVAGAAGVVVPALIYLAVVGGGEAARGWGVVVGTDTAFLLGALAIVGPAMSSQLRVFLLTMTVVDDFLAVSIIGVVYSEDLQVAPLLVALGCIGLLALLARTRQWRSAPYVLVVIVLWYATVEAGVHPSLAGMAAGLLVPAYATQRHKVEAAKSLFRDYWQSPQAGAERSVRRGLARSISVNERLQESLRGASALVIIPVFALANAGVDLRGGLLGDALGSQITWGVVLGLVIGKLLGISVATFAAVRLSMGQLPEGVGRGSVLGGAALSGIGFTVSLLIVGLAFDSTSALGREATVGVLLAMVAATALGWLIFRIAAQRWGETTADLPTVLDPPVDLEDHIRGEPGAPLTLVEYLDFECPFCARATGMWRDLHAHFGPELRYVVRHLPMEDVHPHAWNAAIAAEAAGRQGRFWEMHDLLFAHQDALETPALIAYADELGLDIEQFVIDLDDEDVVAQVQRSIDSAGASGARGTPTFFVADHRHRGPHDARTLIRALEQARRQ, translated from the coding sequence ATGACCCGCGCATCGCAGTCGCGGCCGCATGTCGAGGCCAAGCTCGCCTCCCTGAACGGTCTGCTCGACCGGCTGCGTACCGAGTCCGGCAGCGCGCTGCTGCTCGTGATCGTCGCGGTCTTCGCGCTGCTGTGGGCGAACTCCCCGTGGTCGGACGCGTACACCGACCTGTGGCACACCTCGGCGAGTTTCCAGGTCGCCAGCCTCGGTCTCGATATGGACCTGCACCACTGGGTCAACGACGGGCTGATGGTGGTCTTCTTCTTCCTGATCGGCTTGGAGGTGCGTCAGGAGCTGGCGGTGGGCTCGCTGCGCGATCGAAGCCGCGCGCGAGTCCCTCTTGTCGCCGGTGCGGCCGGAGTGGTCGTGCCCGCGCTGATCTACCTCGCTGTGGTCGGCGGGGGCGAGGCGGCGCGCGGTTGGGGTGTTGTCGTGGGCACGGATACTGCCTTCCTGCTCGGGGCGCTGGCGATCGTGGGCCCGGCGATGTCGAGTCAGCTCCGGGTCTTCCTATTGACCATGACCGTCGTCGACGACTTCCTCGCAGTCTCCATCATCGGTGTGGTCTACAGCGAGGATCTGCAGGTTGCGCCGCTCTTGGTTGCGCTCGGTTGCATCGGGCTACTCGCGCTGTTGGCGCGTACTCGACAGTGGCGCAGCGCGCCGTACGTCCTGGTGGTGATCGTCCTCTGGTACGCAACGGTCGAGGCGGGGGTACACCCTTCGCTGGCGGGTATGGCGGCCGGCCTGCTCGTGCCGGCGTATGCCACTCAGCGGCACAAGGTAGAGGCGGCAAAGAGCTTGTTCCGCGACTACTGGCAGTCGCCCCAGGCAGGTGCGGAGCGGTCGGTACGTCGTGGGTTGGCGCGCTCCATCTCGGTCAATGAGCGGCTGCAGGAGTCGCTGCGCGGGGCATCCGCGTTGGTGATCATCCCGGTCTTCGCGCTCGCCAACGCCGGTGTCGATCTGCGCGGTGGACTGCTCGGCGATGCCCTCGGCTCGCAGATCACCTGGGGCGTCGTACTCGGACTCGTCATCGGCAAGCTTCTCGGCATCTCCGTCGCGACGTTCGCCGCCGTGCGGCTGAGCATGGGACAACTGCCCGAGGGTGTCGGCCGGGGGAGTGTGCTGGGCGGCGCGGCGCTGTCGGGGATCGGCTTCACGGTGTCGCTGCTCATTGTGGGGTTGGCGTTCGACAGCACCTCGGCTCTCGGACGGGAGGCCACCGTCGGGGTGCTACTGGCGATGGTGGCAGCGACCGCGCTCGGTTGGCTGATCTTCCGGATCGCGGCACAGAGATGGGGCGAGACGACCGCCGACCTGCCGACCGTGCTCGACCCACCCGTCGATCTCGAGGACCACATCCGCGGCGAGCCCGGAGCCCCGTTGACGCTCGTGGAGTACCTGGACTTCGAATGCCCGTTCTGCGCTCGGGCCACGGGCATGTGGCGAGACCTGCACGCTCATTTCGGTCCCGAGCTCAGGTACGTCGTACGCCATCTGCCCATGGAGGACGTACATCCACACGCCTGGAACGCCGCGATCGCCGCGGAGGCCGCCGGGCGGCAAGGCAGGTTCTGGGAGATGCACGACCTCCTGTTCGCCCATCAGGACGCGCTCGAAACGCCCGCCCTGATCGCCTACGCCGACGAGCTGGGACTCGATATCGAGCAGTTCGTCATCGACCTCGACGACGAAGACGTCGTGGCCCAGGTACAACGCTCCATCGACAGCGCCGGCGCCAGCGGAGCACGCGGAACTCCCACCTTCTTCGTCGCAGACCACCGGCACCGAGGCCCACACGACGCTCGTACGCTCATCCGGGCATTGGAACAGGCGCGCCGGCAGTAG
- a CDS encoding MurR/RpiR family transcriptional regulator, with translation MGDLSAAERKVARAILSHYPAAGLEPAVQLASRAGASGPTVTRYIARLGFASYRDFQQALREEMDARRAGPMMAPPQFTAETPAGKMLLDSATSGSALLARAFNGIGPSEFDAAVELLTDRRRRVHAVGGRFSGVLATLLDQHLQLLRPNTDVLDIATRSAAVALADIGRRDVVVALDLRRYQRSVVDFCRKAHEHHATVVLMTDQWLSPISEFADVILPLDTDNQTPFDSLVPVAALIETIASGVLAKGGEEAYERMRSIDQESAAMMAI, from the coding sequence ATGGGAGACCTGTCTGCCGCGGAGCGCAAAGTGGCGCGCGCGATCCTCAGTCACTATCCCGCCGCCGGCCTCGAGCCTGCTGTCCAGCTCGCATCTCGTGCCGGAGCGAGTGGTCCTACGGTGACTCGCTACATCGCGCGCCTCGGCTTTGCGAGCTATCGCGACTTCCAGCAGGCGCTGCGTGAGGAGATGGATGCACGCCGTGCCGGGCCGATGATGGCTCCGCCGCAGTTCACGGCTGAGACTCCCGCAGGAAAGATGCTGCTCGATTCAGCGACCTCGGGATCGGCGCTCCTGGCGCGGGCGTTCAACGGGATCGGGCCGAGCGAGTTCGATGCCGCAGTCGAACTTCTCACCGACAGAAGGCGACGTGTTCACGCTGTCGGTGGGCGGTTCTCCGGAGTGCTCGCAACGTTGCTCGACCAACACCTTCAACTACTTCGACCCAACACCGATGTTCTGGACATCGCGACCCGCAGCGCTGCCGTCGCGCTCGCCGACATCGGGCGACGAGATGTTGTCGTCGCATTGGACCTCCGACGTTATCAGCGCAGTGTCGTCGACTTCTGCCGCAAGGCACACGAGCATCACGCCACCGTCGTACTCATGACCGACCAGTGGCTGTCGCCGATCTCGGAGTTCGCCGATGTGATCCTTCCGCTCGATACCGATAACCAGACTCCGTTCGACAGCCTGGTGCCGGTCGCCGCATTGATCGAGACGATCGCGTCGGGCGTTCTCGCTAAGGGCGGCGAAGAAGCGTACGAGCGGATGCGTTCGATCGACCAGGAGTCCGCGGCGATGATGGCAATCTGA
- a CDS encoding nucleoside triphosphate pyrophosphohydrolase family protein has protein sequence MDMNGYQLAALRTAAPADKQNELFHLLLGLVGETGEIAEKAKKIVRDKGSDFAEWDPDDLSKELGDVLWYVAVIADHFGIALADVAELNIAKLADRHQRAVIHGNGDER, from the coding sequence ATGGACATGAACGGCTACCAGCTGGCCGCCCTCCGTACGGCCGCGCCGGCCGACAAGCAGAACGAGCTCTTCCACCTGCTGCTCGGCCTGGTGGGGGAAACGGGCGAGATCGCCGAGAAGGCCAAGAAGATCGTGCGCGACAAGGGCAGCGACTTTGCAGAGTGGGACCCGGACGATCTCTCGAAGGAACTCGGCGACGTGCTGTGGTACGTCGCCGTGATCGCTGACCATTTCGGTATCGCGCTCGCCGACGTCGCCGAGCTCAACATTGCAAAACTCGCCGACCGGCACCAACGGGCTGTGATTCACGGTAACGGGGACGAACGTTGA
- a CDS encoding glutamine synthetase family protein, which translates to MSHNLFVATCDLSAHVRGRSVPATRAEETLRTGTGWVPANLAISASGHLTDNEFGSTGDLRLLPDPTTRCTIEARRDKPGVDIVLANQTELDGSPWTCCPRGFLSEVVDDLAAEGLTIRASFEHEFTLSGQPDSQPFSLDRFRRVEPFGSELVALVERAGLEPETWLPEYGPGQFELTLRPAHALAAADRAILLRELVRDLANEVGHPATFTPVVSADGIGNGVHVHLSVYDTDGTPLLYDPARPGGLSRVGGSFAAGVIRHARALCALTAASPVSYLRLAPGNWSASAPFIADRDREAMLRICPTSGTEEEVARQYNLEFRAADATANPWFALGAILRAGLHGVRAGYDPAEVALEEGDGVRARAGGLPSSLGEALDELRADDVARGWFDPLLLSTYEAVKRADLDEVAKLEVPDLCEWGTRVY; encoded by the coding sequence GTGAGTCACAACCTGTTCGTCGCAACCTGCGACCTCTCGGCGCACGTGCGTGGCAGATCAGTGCCCGCGACCAGGGCAGAGGAGACCCTTCGTACCGGCACCGGCTGGGTACCCGCCAACCTCGCGATCTCCGCGTCGGGCCACCTCACCGATAACGAGTTCGGTTCGACCGGGGACCTCCGCCTGCTACCCGACCCGACCACGCGATGCACGATCGAGGCGCGGCGAGACAAGCCTGGCGTCGATATCGTCCTAGCCAACCAGACCGAGCTCGACGGATCACCGTGGACGTGTTGTCCGCGAGGCTTCCTCAGTGAAGTCGTTGACGACCTCGCGGCCGAGGGACTCACTATTCGGGCGTCGTTTGAGCACGAGTTCACCCTCTCCGGGCAGCCGGACTCACAGCCGTTCTCGCTCGATCGCTTCCGACGGGTCGAACCCTTCGGCAGCGAGCTCGTCGCACTGGTCGAGCGGGCTGGGCTCGAACCGGAGACCTGGCTGCCCGAGTACGGGCCTGGTCAATTCGAGCTGACCTTGCGCCCGGCGCACGCGCTGGCCGCTGCCGATCGGGCGATTCTGCTGCGTGAACTCGTCCGCGACCTTGCGAATGAAGTCGGGCATCCCGCCACCTTCACGCCGGTCGTCAGCGCTGATGGCATCGGCAACGGCGTTCACGTGCACCTGTCCGTCTACGACACCGACGGCACCCCATTGCTGTACGACCCGGCGCGCCCGGGTGGACTCTCCCGGGTCGGCGGCTCGTTCGCGGCTGGTGTCATCCGCCATGCGCGGGCGCTTTGCGCGCTCACCGCAGCGAGTCCCGTTTCGTACCTTCGCCTCGCACCTGGCAATTGGAGCGCTTCGGCACCGTTTATTGCCGACCGTGACCGCGAGGCAATGCTGCGTATCTGTCCCACCTCTGGCACCGAGGAAGAGGTGGCACGGCAGTACAACCTCGAGTTCCGAGCCGCCGACGCCACTGCGAACCCGTGGTTCGCGCTCGGCGCGATCCTGCGTGCAGGACTCCACGGTGTACGCGCCGGGTACGACCCCGCCGAGGTCGCCCTCGAAGAAGGCGACGGCGTCCGAGCGCGGGCGGGAGGCCTCCCGTCGAGCCTCGGCGAGGCCCTAGACGAGTTGAGAGCCGATGACGTCGCCCGTGGCTGGTTCGACCCCCTGCTGTTGTCGACGTACGAAGCCGTCAAGCGTGCCGACCTGGACGAGGTGGCGAAGCTCGAGGTTCCGGATCTGTGCGAATGGGGAACGCGTGTCTATTGA
- a CDS encoding CoA transferase, producing the protein MSPGPLNGVRVLDVSTILAGPLASSLLAEFGAEVIKVEHPRDGDPARRYPPLHDGESASWSMLGRSKQSVTIDLHHPEAADLLGRLAAAVDIVVTNFRPGTLRRFRIDFDDLRAYRSDLVMVHVSAFGRTGPYADRPGFARVAEAYAGLTHRTGDPDRAPTFAGYPVADGVTGIYAAFAAMLALRQRDLTGEPQLADIPLYEPLLRMMEDFIVDFSVTGENATRQGNQNPHISPNNLYLTRDQRWLAMPSSTDQMWRRLVEVMDAADLAVYDTMTARLEHRDEIEKRVADFVGSHDLDPLMERLLEAGVAAGPVNSAADICDDPHIRARGSVVETPHDGSGNRRLVQAPAGRFSGFEPTIGTHAPALGENTDQVLRELIDLDDSEIDELRHRGVL; encoded by the coding sequence GTGTCCCCTGGCCCCTTGAACGGTGTGCGAGTCCTGGACGTATCGACGATCCTGGCCGGTCCCCTCGCTTCGTCGCTGCTTGCCGAGTTCGGCGCCGAGGTGATCAAGGTCGAGCACCCGCGCGACGGTGATCCGGCGCGGCGATACCCACCGCTCCACGACGGCGAGTCCGCCAGTTGGTCGATGTTGGGCCGTAGCAAGCAGAGCGTCACGATCGACCTGCACCATCCCGAAGCTGCCGACCTCCTCGGCCGCCTCGCCGCCGCCGTCGACATCGTCGTCACGAACTTCCGCCCAGGCACGCTGCGGAGGTTCCGGATCGACTTCGACGATCTCCGGGCGTACCGCTCGGATCTGGTCATGGTGCACGTGAGCGCATTCGGCCGCACCGGGCCGTATGCCGACCGGCCGGGGTTCGCGCGCGTAGCCGAGGCGTACGCCGGGCTGACGCATCGGACCGGAGATCCGGACCGTGCCCCGACATTCGCCGGTTACCCGGTCGCCGACGGCGTCACGGGGATCTACGCCGCCTTCGCAGCGATGCTCGCGCTGCGACAGCGCGACCTCACCGGCGAACCCCAGCTGGCCGACATCCCGCTGTACGAACCGCTGCTTCGGATGATGGAGGACTTCATCGTCGACTTCAGCGTGACAGGCGAGAACGCGACCCGGCAGGGAAACCAGAATCCGCACATCAGCCCGAACAACCTCTACCTGACGCGCGACCAACGTTGGCTGGCCATGCCGTCATCGACCGACCAGATGTGGCGACGACTGGTCGAGGTCATGGATGCTGCGGACCTCGCGGTGTACGACACGATGACCGCGCGGCTGGAGCATCGCGACGAGATCGAGAAGCGCGTGGCTGACTTCGTCGGCTCGCACGACCTCGATCCGTTGATGGAGCGGCTACTCGAGGCCGGTGTCGCCGCCGGCCCGGTGAACTCAGCCGCCGACATCTGCGACGACCCGCACATCCGCGCTCGCGGGTCGGTCGTGGAGACGCCCCACGACGGCTCCGGCAACCGCCGTCTCGTACAGGCCCCGGCCGGACGGTTCTCGGGCTTCGAGCCGACGATCGGCACGCACGCCCCAGCGCTCGGCGAGAACACCGACCAGGTACTGCGCGAGCTGATCGATCTCGACGACTCGGAGATCGACGAACTGCGCCACCGTGGCGTGCTCTGA
- a CDS encoding LysR family transcriptional regulator, translating to MRVERARYFLAAVEVGSLRAAAAQCGVSQPTIGQQISLLEEELDVVLLTRSRRGVRPTPAGQALLEPFARLVAAEDSVRGTAMESAGAYHGQVQIGAVSVTAETIVAPVVGDLLEHHPGLRFTVREGASVDIESAVLAGDLDFGVITMPLTPAAAGLLRMPILSAGVGVHVRLDHPLAKRDHLRWADLAAWPVVTMRSGTVLWEMLHGNVVDPDVVVQAMSARTVKVMVARGAGLGVLAQIETSVDIEDLAWIPLVDARPVELCLVQRKDAQPSRSALIVRHLIQAKAAEVVIRADASTDAVRR from the coding sequence ATGCGAGTCGAGCGAGCGCGGTACTTCCTGGCCGCCGTCGAGGTCGGCTCATTGCGGGCAGCAGCCGCCCAGTGCGGGGTCAGCCAGCCGACGATCGGCCAGCAGATCTCCTTGCTCGAAGAGGAGTTGGACGTCGTCCTGCTCACCCGCAGCCGCCGCGGCGTACGGCCGACTCCGGCCGGCCAGGCATTGCTGGAACCCTTCGCCAGGTTGGTGGCCGCGGAAGACTCGGTTCGGGGTACGGCGATGGAGTCGGCCGGCGCGTACCACGGGCAGGTGCAGATCGGCGCCGTGTCAGTAACGGCTGAGACCATCGTCGCGCCGGTCGTCGGCGATCTGCTCGAACACCACCCCGGCCTGCGGTTCACCGTCCGGGAAGGTGCGTCGGTCGACATCGAGTCCGCCGTCCTCGCCGGCGACCTGGACTTCGGCGTGATCACGATGCCGCTGACGCCGGCTGCGGCTGGGCTGCTGCGCATGCCGATCCTCTCGGCCGGTGTCGGAGTGCACGTACGGCTCGACCATCCGCTCGCAAAACGCGACCACCTGCGGTGGGCCGACCTCGCAGCCTGGCCGGTCGTCACCATGCGGTCGGGAACGGTTCTGTGGGAGATGTTGCACGGCAACGTCGTCGACCCCGATGTCGTCGTGCAGGCCATGTCGGCGCGCACGGTCAAGGTGATGGTCGCGCGCGGCGCTGGGCTGGGCGTGCTTGCTCAGATCGAGACCTCCGTCGATATCGAAGACCTCGCGTGGATCCCGTTGGTGGACGCCCGTCCGGTCGAGCTGTGCCTGGTCCAACGCAAGGACGCGCAGCCGTCTCGTTCCGCGCTCATCGTGCGCCATCTGATCCAAGCCAAGGCAGCCGAGGTCGTAATCCGGGCCGACGCGAGCACCGACGCCGTACGTCGCTAG
- a CDS encoding type II toxin-antitoxin system VapB family antitoxin, whose protein sequence is MRTTIRVDDELLTQAKALAAHSRRSLSAVVEDALREMLAHHETPAHVPVELPTFRGNGVRRGVDLADTAGLYDLMDVDEAS, encoded by the coding sequence ATGCGAACCACGATCAGAGTCGACGACGAGCTGCTGACCCAGGCGAAGGCTTTGGCCGCACATTCACGACGCAGTCTGAGCGCCGTCGTCGAGGATGCTCTCCGTGAGATGCTCGCCCATCATGAAACGCCCGCACACGTGCCAGTTGAGTTGCCGACGTTTCGAGGCAATGGCGTTCGTCGCGGAGTCGACCTCGCTGACACCGCCGGGCTCTATGACTTGATGGACGTCGATGAGGCTTCTTGA
- a CDS encoding acylphosphatase yields the protein MFLRDTCRREAVRRGVTGYVRNEPDGTVTAEFEGTRGAVDAMVAWSRHGPKHAVVEHVDVEEIAPAGRAGFGIR from the coding sequence GTGTTCCTCCGCGACACCTGCCGTCGAGAGGCGGTGCGCCGCGGCGTGACGGGCTACGTACGAAACGAGCCGGATGGGACCGTGACGGCTGAGTTCGAAGGTACGCGCGGCGCCGTCGACGCAATGGTCGCCTGGTCGAGACACGGGCCAAAGCACGCCGTCGTCGAGCACGTTGACGTCGAGGAAATCGCGCCCGCTGGCCGTGCTGGCTTCGGCATCCGCTGA
- a CDS encoding APC family permease, which yields MSQLATKHKLKLWEALALSVALMGPTIAMALNGVGVAGLAGPSVPLVFALGFLGVALVAYGFVRLTRYFNHAGSVYALAGATIGPRAGFFGGFALVATYTMFAASTLAATGVFVDAFLSQLNVDTTVSWLIVAAMTAVIVAVLCTRDSRVTARTLFVIEVVGIAAMLVLAFVIVARVGSGNAPGTQEFDLSTFTLGENSMTTVMAATVFAFLSWAGFEACASLGEETDNPRRNIPSALVGALVITGVLYVFVMFAQTIGFGTDPAGIRAFSETDSSLVALGKQYLGVGFGLIIAFTALVSSIASALGSTTAGSRLIFALARDGFGPKALAKTSPSTGAPTPAVSFIVVVTFTICVVLFVRDESASDVYFWTATLGVLCLLIVYVVAAAGVIVFTLRGRASIPKWEIVIPAMAICYLGFVIYKQSVGQPAPYNIFPYVAAGWCLLGLAIAWLAPGLAQRIGARLSKELTHTGSDLSAVSASAPATATQEKEETR from the coding sequence ATGTCCCAACTCGCCACCAAGCACAAGCTCAAGTTGTGGGAGGCCCTGGCGCTGTCTGTCGCCCTGATGGGGCCGACGATCGCCATGGCGCTGAACGGCGTCGGAGTGGCCGGGCTTGCCGGACCGTCGGTGCCGCTCGTGTTCGCGCTCGGGTTCTTGGGCGTCGCGCTCGTTGCGTACGGATTCGTAAGGCTCACCCGCTACTTCAACCACGCAGGCTCTGTGTACGCCCTCGCAGGAGCGACAATCGGCCCCCGTGCGGGCTTCTTCGGCGGGTTCGCGCTGGTCGCGACGTACACCATGTTCGCTGCCAGCACGCTTGCTGCGACGGGGGTGTTCGTCGATGCATTCCTGAGCCAGCTCAACGTGGACACCACCGTCTCGTGGCTCATCGTCGCGGCCATGACGGCCGTGATCGTCGCCGTCCTATGTACGCGAGACTCTCGCGTCACCGCGCGCACGCTCTTCGTCATCGAGGTCGTAGGCATCGCCGCGATGCTCGTACTCGCTTTCGTGATCGTGGCGCGAGTCGGCTCGGGCAATGCTCCCGGTACCCAAGAGTTCGACCTGTCGACCTTCACCCTCGGCGAGAACTCCATGACCACGGTCATGGCCGCCACCGTGTTCGCCTTCCTGTCCTGGGCGGGCTTCGAGGCGTGCGCGTCACTCGGTGAGGAGACAGACAACCCGCGGCGAAACATCCCGAGTGCCCTCGTGGGAGCGCTGGTCATCACCGGTGTCTTGTACGTGTTCGTCATGTTCGCGCAGACCATCGGGTTCGGAACCGACCCGGCCGGCATCCGCGCGTTCTCCGAGACGGATTCCTCTCTCGTTGCCCTCGGCAAGCAATACCTCGGGGTCGGCTTTGGACTCATCATCGCCTTCACCGCCTTGGTTTCGTCCATCGCCTCGGCGCTGGGCTCAACAACTGCTGGTAGTCGGCTGATCTTCGCTCTGGCGCGCGACGGGTTCGGCCCGAAGGCCCTCGCGAAGACGAGCCCGAGCACGGGAGCGCCGACGCCTGCTGTTTCCTTCATCGTGGTCGTGACGTTCACGATCTGCGTGGTGCTCTTCGTACGAGACGAATCCGCAAGCGACGTCTACTTCTGGACTGCAACGCTCGGCGTACTCTGTCTGCTCATCGTTTACGTCGTTGCGGCAGCCGGGGTCATCGTGTTCACACTGCGCGGACGTGCGAGCATCCCGAAGTGGGAGATCGTCATCCCCGCGATGGCCATCTGCTATCTCGGCTTCGTCATCTACAAGCAGTCGGTCGGCCAGCCCGCCCCGTACAACATCTTCCCGTACGTCGCCGCCGGATGGTGCCTGCTCGGGCTGGCGATCGCATGGCTAGCTCCTGGCCTTGCCCAACGCATCGGTGCACGCTTGTCGAAGGAGCTAACCCACACTGGTAGCGACCTGAGCGCCGTGTCGGCATCAGCTCCTGCCACCGCGACGCAGGAGAAGGAGGAAACGCGGTGA
- a CDS encoding phosphotransferase yields the protein MEVDRRDRLVAAASGVAGRRLGLIGRLGGGEHALTLLARCDEGTEYVVRLFPEGDGAVAEEVRVLARLRPLGDLAPRLVAYDEHSQIGPIIVTSKVDGGHPPSALSTTGMAQEMAAALARIHRLDGSGLRFAPTEPPRGAGPAAQAARAQWERLARDDLVLTHFDFWCGNALWDGAALTGVVDWSGARHGARGIDVAWCRQDLVLLGSPAAADVFLSTYERAAGVRIHDVLEWDIQAGAQAEAVVETWAPNYRGIGRPEITAEVLRTRLDDWIARLLDRGCL from the coding sequence ATGGAGGTAGATCGCCGCGACCGGCTGGTGGCGGCCGCGAGCGGTGTGGCGGGCCGACGCCTGGGGCTCATCGGGCGGCTCGGTGGTGGCGAGCACGCGCTGACTCTTCTCGCGCGGTGTGACGAAGGCACCGAGTACGTGGTGCGCCTGTTCCCCGAGGGCGACGGCGCGGTTGCCGAGGAGGTTCGCGTTCTCGCCCGGCTTCGCCCGCTCGGAGATCTCGCGCCACGCCTCGTCGCGTACGACGAGCACTCGCAGATCGGACCGATCATCGTCACCAGCAAAGTCGACGGAGGACACCCGCCGTCGGCACTCTCTACGACGGGCATGGCACAGGAGATGGCAGCCGCGCTCGCCCGAATCCATCGACTCGACGGCAGCGGACTGCGCTTCGCGCCGACCGAGCCGCCTCGCGGCGCCGGGCCGGCCGCGCAGGCGGCTCGAGCGCAATGGGAGCGGCTCGCGCGCGACGACCTGGTGTTGACTCACTTCGACTTCTGGTGCGGCAACGCGCTCTGGGACGGTGCTGCTCTGACCGGCGTCGTCGACTGGTCGGGTGCACGTCACGGGGCGCGCGGAATCGACGTTGCCTGGTGTCGGCAGGACCTCGTACTGCTCGGCTCGCCGGCTGCGGCCGACGTCTTCCTGAGTACGTACGAGCGGGCTGCCGGCGTGCGGATCCACGATGTACTGGAGTGGGACATCCAAGCAGGCGCGCAGGCCGAAGCCGTCGTAGAGACGTGGGCGCCCAACTACAGGGGGATCGGCAGGCCGGAGATCACTGCAGAGGTGCTGCGCACCCGGCTTGACGACTGGATCGCCCGATTGCTCGACCGCGGCTGTCTATAG